The proteins below are encoded in one region of Ostrea edulis chromosome 3, xbOstEdul1.1, whole genome shotgun sequence:
- the LOC125673302 gene encoding uncharacterized protein LOC125673302 has protein sequence MFTGADEDLYICYLTMEGITKILKREGFGLIRQPRDHNAFYYIVHAIKNTPEKPSLWEIRKMKNEIFEFEVSNALYFHLFLPQCIECDGKVSPEKCLERDFDLSRDEKRSPSPREMFATSEVLQRNICLYRMSASSVKVISDFRGFIFTPILRHCCTKEPVCIVMIEKNDGYPDFAVIDFLDHEKDLNSCPGVLVNREHVDCFGLKFSNNFENLFTTPTYSCYENVTDLFERFSLELYGHEEHYIRVRNAVCDFEVNEENVELFCKYADESPNELEEIELGEKEKLLAKHIEDVRSGSKSPGRGELFALSSVFNVDIFIGKNGGNDWDLYMPVSSIYTKCLDSPILLQVQGKESLHYLPFVSHENQCSCKQTRPVIRGHIGMIADNIQTNVLRATCCPSRRHGFHGHLDHIPNSRKTWAVREECFLPDITTETVLTRLSAEERRLDKIIVGNGTLNSALAKELYEHDEDLSGELLEILDRENNSLSDKLQEVCNWIQLPIYTFNMAIVQGDSRPGLHWTRFEPNAILQSQQRRSCRFYITIFHDQCKGAFDRIIPKCGCNCQLPPPVSLLLLQKDTKSDMIQHIEPGSRHRVFDTYFSETPDESLYCTEIRYFPPCPPYSGLHMIQQREDMRDRIVDYVEFFDHSLLRCMSKEIFGTEQHIDFLLKEFTAEILQNLDLYMPFMEGIAKFRFEKKFGKIKDIGKEGQKLAEFYILRMEDDLTIGDLLLWVICTFFQIEMVVLRFAESKISTETYWTEYFPLRKKTDRDGNLMRKKEIITLLESQTKRFYRIVSRYNACNCSLDGPIVPGTMKDPASVSSPHDWKYIRQMRNIEAKIEIVVDTINQWQECNLLLQQTCDKVIEEMELRRRNVNIATITGSGAGILGTVLTAVGIGIAPLTAGASLALAIGGGALAATGGSVAAGAKITETVMNTKTVEILKRYQDGYQERFEDVERNLQLLANEIEKLDDIASNMKTNQDIEALDFATLQSLPGILRMAKGITMIPLAVLQISARGITILGAVIGPLSALVDVGFMAFSIRNMVKGNKTDVTENLRRISASLYGSRRQMHAWAFGNQKALIHG, from the exons ATCTGTACATTTGCTATTTGACTATGGAAGGAATAACAAAGATTCTTAAGAGAGAAGGCTTTGGTCTCATACGACAACCGAGAGACCACAACGCATTTTACTACATCGTTCATGCAATAAAAAATACGCCTGAAAAACCTTCTTTGTGGGAAATAAGGAAAATGAAGAACGAGATATTCGAGTTTGAAGTATCCAATGCCTTGTATTTTCACCTCTTTCTTCCTCAATGCATTGAATGTGACGGGAAAGTGTCACCAGAGAAATGTTTAGAGAGGGATTTCGATCTATCTCGGGATGAGAAAAGGTCTCCTTCACCAAGAGAAATGTTTGCTACTTCAGAAGTGTTACAGAGAAACATCTGTTTATATCGAATGAGCGCTTCCTCTGTGAAAGTGATTAGTGATTTCAGGGGTTTCATATTTACCCCAATCCTACGACATTGCTGTACAAAAGAACCCGTATGCATCGTCATGATAGAAAAAAACGACGGATATCCTGATTTTGCTGTGATTGATTTTCTCGATCATGAGAAGGACTTGAACTCCTGTCCAGGTGTTCTAGTCAATAGAGAGCATGTAGATTGTTTCGGTCTCaaattttccaacaattttgaAAACCTCTTCACAACACCTACATACAGTTGTTATGAAAATGTCACTGACTTGTTCGAACGATTTAGTTTAGAATTATACGGACACGAGGAACATTACATTCGAGTTAGAAATGCAGTGTGTGATTTTGAGGTGAATGAAGAAAATGTAGAATTGTTTTGTAAGTATGCAGATGAGTCTCCTAATGAGTTGGAAGAAATTGAACTTGGCGAAAAAGAGAAGCTTTTGGCAAAGCACATAGAAGATGTTCGATCGGGTTCGAAGAGTCCTGGCAGGGGAGAACTGTTTGCTCTGTCATCTGTTTTCAACGTCGACATTTTCATCGGAAAGAATGGCGGAAATGACTGGGACCTGTACATGCCTGTCTCCAGCATCTACACTAAATGTCTCGATTCACCAATTCTTTTACAAGTACAGGGAAAGGAATCCTTACACTACTTACCTTTTGTCTCACATGAAAACCAATGCTCCTGCAAGCAGACTAGGCCAGTTATCAGGGGACATATTGGAATGATCGCAGACAATATTCAAAcaaatgtgt TACGAGCAACGTGTTGTCCGTCACGGAGACATGGTTTCCACGGCCATCTTGACCACATTCCTAACAGCAGAAAGACTTGGGCTGTTAGAGAAGAATGCTTTCTACCAGACATTACCACTGAGACCGTTTTGACAAGACTTTCTGCAGAAGAACGTCGACTAGATAAGATTATCGTTGGAAATGGAACATTAAATAGTGCCCTGGCGAAGGAATTATATGAACATGACGAAGATTTATCAGG TGAGTTACTTGAAATCTTGGACAGAGAAAACAACAGTTTGAGTGATAAACTGCAGGAAGTCTGCAATTGGATTCAATTACCAATTTATACATTCAATATGGCAATCGTGCAAGGCGATTCACGTCCAGGACTTCATTGGACACGATTTGAACCAAACGCCATTCTCCAATCTCAGCAGAGAAGATCTTGTAGATTTTATATTACCATTTTTCACGACCAATGCAAAGGAGCTTTTGATCGAATCATTCCGAAATGTGGGTGCAATTGCCAACTACCACCGCCAGTTTCGCTATTACTCTTACAAAAAG ATACAAAATCAGACATGATACAGCATATTGAACCGGGCAGTAGACACAGGGTCTTTGATACATATTTCAGCGAAACGCCAGATGAAAGCCTGTATTGTACAGAAATCAGATACTTCCCTCCATGTCCTCCTTACTCAGGACTTCACATGATACAACAGAGAGAAGATATGAGAGACAGGATAGTAGACTATGTAGAATTTTTCGATCACTCACTTCTTCGATGTATGAGCAAGGAAATATTCGGAACTGAGCAACACATTGACTTCTTACTGAAAGAGTTTACAGctgaaattttacaaaatctCGATCTTTACATGCCTTTCATGGAGGGTATTGCAAAGTTTAGATTCGAGAAAAAATTCggaaaaattaaagatataGGAAAGGAGGGACAAAAGTTAGCCGAGTTCTACATTTTGCGAATGGAGGACGATTTGACGATAGGAGACCTATTGCTCTGGGTGATCTGCACTTTTTTCCAAATTGAAATGGTGGTTCTCCGATTTGCAGAGTCAAAGATTTCAACTGAAACCTACTGGACGGAATATTTTCCCTTGCGAAAAAAGACAGATAGAGATGGAAATCTTATGAGAAAGAAAGAGATCATTACATTACTAGAGAGCCAGACAAAACGATTCTACAGAATTGTATCAAGATATAATGCATGCAACTGTAGTCTGGACGGTCCAATTGTCCCAGGAACAATGAAAGATCCCGCTTCCGTTTCCTCTCCCCATG atTGGAAATACATAAGACAGATGCGAAACATAGAAGCCAAGATCGAAATCGTCGTGGATACCATTAACCAATGGCAAGAATGCAATCTTCTTCTTCAACAGACTTGCGACAAGGTAATTGAGGAAATGGAACTCCGTCGTAGAAACGTAAACATTGCAACAATAACTGGCTCTGGTGCTGGAATATTGGGCACTGTTCTGACAGCTGTAGGCATTGGAATTGCGCCATTGACAGCAGGGGCATCCCTGGCTTTGGCTATTGGGGGAGGTGCCCTGGCAGCTACTGGTGGATCGGTAGCAGCTGGTGCTAAGATTACCGAAACAGTCATGAACACGAAAACAgttgaaattttgaaaaggtATCAAGATGGCTATCAAGAACGATTTGAAGATGTTGAACGCAATCTGCAACTGCTTGCAAATGAAATCGAGAAGCTCGACGATATTGCGAGTAACATGAAAACTAACCAAGACATAGAGGCCCTGGATTTTGCTACATTACAAAGCTTACCAGGAATTTTAAGAATGGCCAAAGGGATTACCATGATTCCATTGGCGGTGCTACAGATTTCTGCTCGAGGAATCACCATTCTAGGCGCTGTGATAGGACCGTTATCAGCACTGGTCGATGTTGGCTTTATGGCTTTTTCAATTCGGAATATGGTAAAAGGAAATAAGACGGATGTCACCGAAAATCTTCGCCGAATATCCGCTTCGCTATATGGATCCAGGAGGCAAATGCATGCTTGGGCGTTTGGTAATCAGAAAGCTTTGATTCACGGCTGA